In Arachis stenosperma cultivar V10309 chromosome 1, arast.V10309.gnm1.PFL2, whole genome shotgun sequence, one DNA window encodes the following:
- the LOC130940313 gene encoding uncharacterized protein LOC130940313 isoform X2 — MALSFLPSTPTLQSLKPSLPSISPPSSHAPSLMLLTSSKLTGPSPTGPFALTRRHNLSARASTSHYTPTVAEELADVTIFTASGDPIAFKDLWDQNQGIAVVALLRHFGCPCCWELASALKEAKARFDSAGVKLIAVGVGGPSKARMLAERILTARHIMFWIYIMVLVVHSLTLPVFDALRNATKNYTIEATPDNRSGVLQQGGMFVFKGKELLYARKDEGTGDHAPLDDIFEVCCRNPIA; from the exons ATGGCGTTATCGTTCCTTCCATCCACCCCTACCCTTCAATCTCTCAAACCATCTCTCCCCTCAATCTCACCCCCATCTTCTCACGCCCCTTCCCTTATGCTTCTTACTTCCTCCAAATTGACGGGCCCAAGCCCAACCGGCCCATTTGCCCTCACGAGAAGACACAACCTTTCTGCCAGAGCTTCCACCTCGCACTACACTCCCACTGTAGCCGAAGAACTCGCCGACGTAACCATTTTCACCGCCTCCGGCGACCCTATTGCCTTCAAAGACCTTTGGGATCAAAACCAG GGCATAGCTGTGGTGGCCCTATTGAGGCACTTTGGATGCCCTTGCTG TTGGGAATTAGCTTCAGCCTTGAAAGAAGCCAAAGCTAGGTTTGATTCAGCTGGTGTTAAACTAATTGCAGTTGGAGTTGGTGGCCCCAGTAAAGCCCGCATGCTTGCTGAGCGA ATCCTGACCGCAAG GCATATAATGTTTTGGATCTATATTATGGTTTTGGTCGTACATTCTTTAACCCTGCCAGT ATTTGATGCTTTGCGGAATGCTACAAAGAACTATACGATAGAAGCCACACCAGATAATAGAAGTGGTGTGTTGCAGCAG GGAGGGATGTTTGTGTTCAAAGGGAAGGAGCTATTATATGCGAGAAAAGACGAAGGTACAGGCGATCATGCGCCCTTAGATGATATTTTTGAAGTATGTTGTCGCAATCCTATTGCCTAA
- the LOC130940313 gene encoding thioredoxin-like protein AAED1, chloroplastic isoform X1 produces MALSFLPSTPTLQSLKPSLPSISPPSSHAPSLMLLTSSKLTGPSPTGPFALTRRHNLSARASTSHYTPTVAEELADVTIFTASGDPIAFKDLWDQNQGIAVVALLRHFGCPCCWELASALKEAKARFDSAGVKLIAVGVGGPSKARMLAERLPFPMDCLYADPDRKAYNVLDLYYGFGRTFFNPASAKVLSKSRFDALRNATKNYTIEATPDNRSGVLQQGGMFVFKGKELLYARKDEGTGDHAPLDDIFEVCCRNPIA; encoded by the exons ATGGCGTTATCGTTCCTTCCATCCACCCCTACCCTTCAATCTCTCAAACCATCTCTCCCCTCAATCTCACCCCCATCTTCTCACGCCCCTTCCCTTATGCTTCTTACTTCCTCCAAATTGACGGGCCCAAGCCCAACCGGCCCATTTGCCCTCACGAGAAGACACAACCTTTCTGCCAGAGCTTCCACCTCGCACTACACTCCCACTGTAGCCGAAGAACTCGCCGACGTAACCATTTTCACCGCCTCCGGCGACCCTATTGCCTTCAAAGACCTTTGGGATCAAAACCAG GGCATAGCTGTGGTGGCCCTATTGAGGCACTTTGGATGCCCTTGCTG TTGGGAATTAGCTTCAGCCTTGAAAGAAGCCAAAGCTAGGTTTGATTCAGCTGGTGTTAAACTAATTGCAGTTGGAGTTGGTGGCCCCAGTAAAGCCCGCATGCTTGCTGAGCGA TTACCATTTCCAATGGATTGTCTCTATGCAGATCCTGACCGCAAG GCATATAATGTTTTGGATCTATATTATGGTTTTGGTCGTACATTCTTTAACCCTGCCAGT GCAAAGGTGTTATCAAAATCTAGATTTGATGCTTTGCGGAATGCTACAAAGAACTATACGATAGAAGCCACACCAGATAATAGAAGTGGTGTGTTGCAGCAG GGAGGGATGTTTGTGTTCAAAGGGAAGGAGCTATTATATGCGAGAAAAGACGAAGGTACAGGCGATCATGCGCCCTTAGATGATATTTTTGAAGTATGTTGTCGCAATCCTATTGCCTAA